A single genomic interval of Xyrauchen texanus isolate HMW12.3.18 chromosome 8, RBS_HiC_50CHRs, whole genome shotgun sequence harbors:
- the ankrd40 gene encoding ankyrin repeat domain-containing protein 40, producing MSTTSLDKELQERLREASGIGDIDEVKSLVESGVNVNSQNEVNGWTCLHWACKRNHKQVVAYLLNAGADKEILTAKEELAVQLTSKPEIRRLLGVEEEYVPEVKEPELPIIPNYLSNPPFLYSKMDNDNLSIAQHVSQNGTNNHSEPLESEPATLSPTQEQQLPPQHQQPKSLYTDTQNQQELPYIPVMEHNGMVPNLVVNGTLPMELSTDTHLTNHCEFSHPHTIAQNGPVCPTLSSPSGSTSQPKVPNATITRQQSVPQQINCSQLGGSVPAFQPFFFTSTFPVNVQELVLKVRIQNTNVRENDFIEVELDRQELTYRALLRVCCRELDISAEHVEKIRKLPNTMLRKDKDVARLQDFQELEVVLEKTEGLSLFSGGQGGLTDRPCYNMKASRLTY from the exons ATGTCAACGACATCGCTGGACAAAGAGCTGCAGGAGCGTCTGAGAGAGGCCAGTGGCATCGGGGACATAGACGAAGTGAAGAGTTTAGTGGAGAGCGGAGTGAACGTCAACTCACAGAACGAGGTTAACGGATG GACATGTTTACATTGGGCCTGTAAAAGAAACCACAAACAGGTAGTGGCCTATCTTTTGAATGCTGGAGCCGACAAAGAAATTCTAACCGCGAAAGAGGAGTTAGCCGTTCAACTCACATCCAAGCCTGAAATCAGAAGACTACTTGGAG TGGAAGAAGAATACGTGCCTGAAGTTAAGGAGCCAGAGCTGCCGATCATTCCAAACTATCTTTCCAACCCGCCCTTCCTGTACAGCAAGATGGATAATGATAATCTGAGCATAGCACAGCATGTGTCGCAAAACGGCACCAACAATCACTCGGAGCCTCTGGAGTCTGAACCAGCTACTTTGTCCCCAACACAAGAGCAGCAACTTCCACCTCAACATCAACAGCCCAAGAGCCTTTACACAGACACCCAGAACCAGCAAGAGTTGCCCTACATCCCTGTTATGGAGCATAATGGCATGGTACCAAACCTGGTGGTCAATGGCACCCTGCCCATGGAGCTCTCCACAGACACTCATCTCACCAATCACTGCGagttttctcaccctcatactATAGCACAGAATGGCCCGGTGTGTCCCACGCTTTCTTCTCCCAGCGGGAGCACTAGTCAGCCTAAGGTTCCCAACGCCACAATCACCCGCCAGCAGTCAGTCCCGCAGCAGATCAACTGCTCCCAGCTCGGTGGCTCAGTGCCTGCCTTCCAACCCTTCTTTTTCACCAGCACTTTTCCAGTCAATGTACAAG AGCTAGTCCTGAAGGTGCGGATCCAGAACACTAATGTGAGAGAGAACGACTTCATCGAGGTGGAACTGGACAGGCAGGAGCTGACGTACCGCGCGCTCCTCCGGGTCTGCTGCCGTGAGCTGGATATCAGCGCCGAACATGTGGAGAAGATCCGCAAACTGCCCAACACCATGCTCAGAAAG GATAAAGATGTGGCACGGCTTCAGGACTTTCAGGAGTTGGAGGTGGTGCTGGAGAAAACGGAAGGCTTGTCGCTGTTTTCAGGGGGTCAGGGAGGACTGACTGATAGGCCCTGCTACAACATGAAGGCCTCCAGGCTCACCTACTAG